AGGTTCCGCTGTGGCTCGAGCCGTACCTCCCGATCGCCGTCGTCGCGGCACTCGACGCGGTCTTCGGCGCCCTACGGGCCTTCCTCGACGGCATCTTCGACGACAAGGTCTTCGTCGTCTCCTTCACCAGCAACGTGTTGATCGCGGCGCTCATCGTCTACCTCGGCGACAAGCTCGGCGTCGGGGGACAGCTCTCCACCGGCGTCATCGTCGTGCTCGGGATCCGGATCTTCTCCAACGTCGCGGCGATCCGCCGCCACCTGTTCCATGCCTGAGCGCGTCCCCGACCGCACGCCCGAGGGCGACGGCGCACGCGCGACCGGCGCGGTGGATGCGACGCACGTGCCGGCCGAGACCGGACGCGACCGGCTCGCCCAGGCGATCCGCAAGCCCACCCGTCGTCAGCTCGGCGTGGCGGTGATCCTGGCAGTGCTCGGCTTCT
The nucleotide sequence above comes from Nocardioides massiliensis. Encoded proteins:
- a CDS encoding small basic family protein; the protein is MIAALGLLIGLLAGLILQPEVPLWLEPYLPIAVVAALDAVFGALRAFLDGIFDDKVFVVSFTSNVLIAALIVYLGDKLGVGGQLSTGVIVVLGIRIFSNVAAIRRHLFHA